One stretch of Gambusia affinis linkage group LG05, SWU_Gaff_1.0, whole genome shotgun sequence DNA includes these proteins:
- the LOC122831113 gene encoding ribonuclease P protein subunit p38-like — protein sequence MAVHPEPGSAGGFFLSKGVIVSTVALWRICLEVQPLVRFPRTGCHWRGIRLRAIQDFQCRTSKGIRNLNGWTDTAARRQLAIGINEVTKALERNQLQLLLVCKSVRPQLMTNHLIALSATRDVPACQVPRLSKSVAEHLVLQSVLALGFRRCFSEHKEMFRDVVDAIKPRVPSLEVDWLTDEAAAVPAELTADLEEEEEQMKEGKEEEGGRRAEKRKLEIESEITDSALSCSLRPLKVKRIVPNPDKKRKTKLKKQK from the coding sequence ATGGAGAATTTGTCTTGAGGTTCAGCCTTTAGTGAGGTTTCCCAGGACAGGTTGCCATTGGAGAGGGATCAGACTAAGAGCGATTCAAGATTTTCAGTGTAGGACTTCCAAAGGGATCAGGAATTTAAACGGCTGGACAGATACGGCGGCCAGACGGCAGCTGGCCATCGGCATCAACGAGGTCACCAAGGCACTAGAGAGGAACCAGCTCCAGTTGCTGCTTGTTTGTAAGTCCGTCAGACCGCAGCTCATGACGAACCACCTGATCGCTCTGAGTGCAACAAGAGACGTGCCGGCCTGCCAGGTGCCCCGCCTGAGCAAGAGCGTGGCGGAGCACCTGGTGCTCCAAAGCGTCCTCGCTCTGGGATTCAGACGGTGTTTTTCTGAACACAAGGAGATGTTCAGAGACGTGGTGGATGCCATCAAACCCAGAGTGCCTTCCTTGGAAGTTGATTGGCTGACAGATGAAGCAGCTGCAGTGCCAGCTGAACTCACGGCTGAcctggaagaggaagaggagcagatgAAGGAGGGGAAGGAGGAAGAAGGTGGGAGAAGAGCAGAAAAACGGAAACTGGAGATTGAATCTGAAATCACAGACTCTGCCTTATCCTGCTCTCTGCGGCCTCTGAAAGTAAAGAGAATTGTTCCAAACCCcgataagaaaagaaaaacaaaactgaagaaacagaaatga
- the crot gene encoding peroxisomal carnitine O-octanoyltransferase isoform X2: MSVEEEFKKVADQVKNMKTKPTDDEILILYGLYKQAMVGDVNIDKPGLTDLKGKAKWEAWESRKGMSKADAMAAYIKHAKELFSKYGV; encoded by the exons ATGTCTGTCGAG GAAGAGTTCAAGAAAGTGGCAGACCAGGTGAAGAATATGAAAACGAAGCCTACAGATGACGAGATACTGATCCTGTACGGTCTGTATAAACAGGCCATGGTTGGAGACGTGAACATAG ACAAACCGGGGCTAACTGACCtaaaaggaaaagcaaagtgGGAAGCTTGGGAATCCAGGAAAG GAATGTCCAAAGCGGACGCGATGGCTGCTTATATCAAGCACGCTaaggaacttttcagcaaatatgGGGTGTAA